A genomic segment from Capra hircus breed San Clemente chromosome 15, ASM170441v1, whole genome shotgun sequence encodes:
- the PLEKHB1 gene encoding pleckstrin homology domain-containing family B member 1 isoform X1, which translates to MSPAAPVPPDSTLESPFEEMALVRGGWLWRQSSILRRWKRNWFALWLDGTLGYYHDETAQDEEDRVLIHFNVRDIKIGQECHDVQPPEGRSRDGLLTVNLREGSRLHLCAETRDDAIAWKTALLEANSTPAPAGATVPPRSRRVCPKVRCVTRSWSPCKVERRIWVRVYSPYQDYYEVVPPNAHETTYVRSYYGPPYAGPGVTHVVVREDPCYSAGAPLAMGMLAGAATGAALGSLMWSPCWF; encoded by the exons ATGAGTCCCGCAGCTCCG GTTCCACCTGACTCCACCCTGGAAAGTCCTTTTGAGGAAATGGCCCTGGTGAGGGGCGGCTGGCTGTGGAGACAGA GCTCCATCCTCCGCCGCTGGAAGCGGAACTGGTTTGCCTTGTGGCTGGATGGGACCCTGGGCTACTACCACGATGAGACTGCCCAAGATGAGGAGGACCGCGTGCTCATCCATTTCAACGTCCGCGACATAAAGATCGGCCAAGAGTGCCACG ATGTGCAGCCCCCAGAAGGCCGGAGCCGAGATGGCCTGCTGACTGTGAACCTGCGGGAGGGCTCCCGCCTGCACCTGTGTGCTGAGACCAGAGATGACGCCAT AGCGTGGAAGACGGCACTGCTGGAGGCGAACTCCACGCCG GCCCCAGCTGGAGCCACCGTCCCTCCCAGGAGCCGCCGGGTTTGCCCCAAGGTCAGGTGTGTGACCCGCTCGTGGAGCCCCTGTAAGGTTGAGAGGCGGATCTGG gtgcgtGTCTACAGCCCGTACCAGGACTACTATGAGGTGGTGCCCCCCAACGCGCACGAGACCACATATGTCCGCAGCTACTATGGACCGCCCTACGCGG GGCCTGGAGTGACGCACGTAGTGGTGCGGGAGGATCCCTGCTACAGCGCGGGCGCCCCCCTGGCCATGGGCATGCTTGCGGGAGCAGCCACAGGTGCCGCACTTGGCTCGCTCATGTGGTCGCCCTGTTGGTTCTGA
- the PLEKHB1 gene encoding pleckstrin homology domain-containing family B member 1 isoform X2 produces the protein MALVRGGWLWRQSSILRRWKRNWFALWLDGTLGYYHDETAQDEEDRVLIHFNVRDIKIGQECHDVQPPEGRSRDGLLTVNLREGSRLHLCAETRDDAIAWKTALLEANSTPAPAGATVPPRSRRVCPKVRCVTRSWSPCKVERRIWVRVYSPYQDYYEVVPPNAHETTYVRSYYGPPYAGPGVTHVVVREDPCYSAGAPLAMGMLAGAATGAALGSLMWSPCWF, from the exons ATGGCCCTGGTGAGGGGCGGCTGGCTGTGGAGACAGA GCTCCATCCTCCGCCGCTGGAAGCGGAACTGGTTTGCCTTGTGGCTGGATGGGACCCTGGGCTACTACCACGATGAGACTGCCCAAGATGAGGAGGACCGCGTGCTCATCCATTTCAACGTCCGCGACATAAAGATCGGCCAAGAGTGCCACG ATGTGCAGCCCCCAGAAGGCCGGAGCCGAGATGGCCTGCTGACTGTGAACCTGCGGGAGGGCTCCCGCCTGCACCTGTGTGCTGAGACCAGAGATGACGCCAT AGCGTGGAAGACGGCACTGCTGGAGGCGAACTCCACGCCG GCCCCAGCTGGAGCCACCGTCCCTCCCAGGAGCCGCCGGGTTTGCCCCAAGGTCAGGTGTGTGACCCGCTCGTGGAGCCCCTGTAAGGTTGAGAGGCGGATCTGG gtgcgtGTCTACAGCCCGTACCAGGACTACTATGAGGTGGTGCCCCCCAACGCGCACGAGACCACATATGTCCGCAGCTACTATGGACCGCCCTACGCGG GGCCTGGAGTGACGCACGTAGTGGTGCGGGAGGATCCCTGCTACAGCGCGGGCGCCCCCCTGGCCATGGGCATGCTTGCGGGAGCAGCCACAGGTGCCGCACTTGGCTCGCTCATGTGGTCGCCCTGTTGGTTCTGA
- the PLEKHB1 gene encoding pleckstrin homology domain-containing family B member 1 isoform X3, with amino-acid sequence MSPAAPVPPDSTLESPFEEMALVRGGWLWRQSSILRRWKRNWFALWLDGTLGYYHDETAQDEEDRVLIHFNVRDIKIGQECHDVQPPEGRSRDGLLTVNLREGSRLHLCAETRDDAIAWKTALLEANSTPVRVYSPYQDYYEVVPPNAHETTYVRSYYGPPYAGPGVTHVVVREDPCYSAGAPLAMGMLAGAATGAALGSLMWSPCWF; translated from the exons ATGAGTCCCGCAGCTCCG GTTCCACCTGACTCCACCCTGGAAAGTCCTTTTGAGGAAATGGCCCTGGTGAGGGGCGGCTGGCTGTGGAGACAGA GCTCCATCCTCCGCCGCTGGAAGCGGAACTGGTTTGCCTTGTGGCTGGATGGGACCCTGGGCTACTACCACGATGAGACTGCCCAAGATGAGGAGGACCGCGTGCTCATCCATTTCAACGTCCGCGACATAAAGATCGGCCAAGAGTGCCACG ATGTGCAGCCCCCAGAAGGCCGGAGCCGAGATGGCCTGCTGACTGTGAACCTGCGGGAGGGCTCCCGCCTGCACCTGTGTGCTGAGACCAGAGATGACGCCAT AGCGTGGAAGACGGCACTGCTGGAGGCGAACTCCACGCCG gtgcgtGTCTACAGCCCGTACCAGGACTACTATGAGGTGGTGCCCCCCAACGCGCACGAGACCACATATGTCCGCAGCTACTATGGACCGCCCTACGCGG GGCCTGGAGTGACGCACGTAGTGGTGCGGGAGGATCCCTGCTACAGCGCGGGCGCCCCCCTGGCCATGGGCATGCTTGCGGGAGCAGCCACAGGTGCCGCACTTGGCTCGCTCATGTGGTCGCCCTGTTGGTTCTGA
- the PLEKHB1 gene encoding pleckstrin homology domain-containing family B member 1 isoform X4, with protein MALVRGGWLWRQSSILRRWKRNWFALWLDGTLGYYHDETAQDEEDRVLIHFNVRDIKIGQECHDVQPPEGRSRDGLLTVNLREGSRLHLCAETRDDAIAWKTALLEANSTPVRVYSPYQDYYEVVPPNAHETTYVRSYYGPPYAGPGVTHVVVREDPCYSAGAPLAMGMLAGAATGAALGSLMWSPCWF; from the exons ATGGCCCTGGTGAGGGGCGGCTGGCTGTGGAGACAGA GCTCCATCCTCCGCCGCTGGAAGCGGAACTGGTTTGCCTTGTGGCTGGATGGGACCCTGGGCTACTACCACGATGAGACTGCCCAAGATGAGGAGGACCGCGTGCTCATCCATTTCAACGTCCGCGACATAAAGATCGGCCAAGAGTGCCACG ATGTGCAGCCCCCAGAAGGCCGGAGCCGAGATGGCCTGCTGACTGTGAACCTGCGGGAGGGCTCCCGCCTGCACCTGTGTGCTGAGACCAGAGATGACGCCAT AGCGTGGAAGACGGCACTGCTGGAGGCGAACTCCACGCCG gtgcgtGTCTACAGCCCGTACCAGGACTACTATGAGGTGGTGCCCCCCAACGCGCACGAGACCACATATGTCCGCAGCTACTATGGACCGCCCTACGCGG GGCCTGGAGTGACGCACGTAGTGGTGCGGGAGGATCCCTGCTACAGCGCGGGCGCCCCCCTGGCCATGGGCATGCTTGCGGGAGCAGCCACAGGTGCCGCACTTGGCTCGCTCATGTGGTCGCCCTGTTGGTTCTGA